Below is a genomic region from Phalacrocorax carbo chromosome 10, bPhaCar2.1, whole genome shotgun sequence.
agGAGGGTATTTCAGCCAAGCCGCGGTGAGCAGCCAGACCAGCAGGCTCTGCCCTTGAGGCCTGGCTCTGTGTGGGAAGGGTTTCTACCATCTAGTTTTCTGTCATTTCCCACATTTTAATGACTTTAAATGACTGCCTGCCAAAGCTGGTGGTAGCTTTAGAACCGACTAGATTCCAACTCCACCACCAACGACAGAAAATGTTCCAACTAGAGGAAGTTACCCAAAAGAACAGCACTGCTCCCTCTGCTGTCCCTGATCAGGAGGAGTTAGGGTGGGTACGGCAAGAGTCTGGACAAGGAGAGGAGCGAGTGGAAACCCCTTACCACTTCCAGCTTGCTCTTGGGGACCCGGCAGATGCAGTTGGTTCCGAAGTTGGTGTCCCGCGTCTGGATACAGCGCAGGCAGCAGAGGTTCTCGTAACCCTGCTTCTTCCACTTTGCAATCAGGTTTTTGTCGGCATATCCTTCCTTGATGCAGTACTCGTagagctctgcagaggagcagaCACCATCACAAGCGGCTCCCGGGACACATTAGAAGACTCACCGTGAGGAATTACTCTGGGTGTTCTGAGCAGTAGTTACAGCCAGGCTTTAAGGCCAGCCTTCCCCCCACCTTCCCACCCTAGAAACCAACTCTTCCCACCAGTGCCCCGATTCAGGCACACCCACGGGCAGACATCTTCCTCCGTGTTCTCTTTTCCCCCACCCAGGGTAAAGCACATGCCTCCCTCACCTCTGCTGATAGCTTTTCTTTTATAGAAGAGATCAAAGATGTAACGTGTTTTCTGATGATGGATTCTGAAGATGGGCCAAAGAGATTCcactttcctcttcccttcgTGAGGCTCAGTCTCCGCTGGGAGGGAATAAGAACACCGGGGTTCAGCTCACCATTTTGGGCAGCTGACTGATCTCCTCAGTCACTTTGCAATAAACTGTTCCAAAAACATTCGTAACTTTAGTAGATTACAGGGATAAGACTGAGCTTAACAGGAGAAGACTCAAACGAAAAGGACTTGACCCAGAACAGCTCctttaggaaattaaaataggaaaaggCAGTGGGGAGGTGACCGGGAGGTGACTTTGCAGCTGCCCTGGCTCGTCAGACCGGAGCGACAGTGCAAACCAGAACGGCCAGTCCTGTCACACGAAAGGATGAGCTCAGGTTTGGCTGTGGGTGCCCTCAGCCATCCCCCAAACCCCTGTGCTCTCTGACCTGGGCGCAGCTGCAGCCCGCATCATCACTGCGAGGCAAAGATAGAAaaaacatatcttttttttataaaatcctCTACTCACAGGAGAAGCCGCACATCCCAGAGTGGTACAGATGAGCCCGTTTCAGGGACTGTCCCCGAGGACACCCAGCTCTGCCGCTTACCTTCTCGCATCTTCTGATCCAGCTCATCCAGCGTCGGCTCGATCAGCTCCCAGCCGTCCGGGGGAGGCTTCCTGCTCCTCTTCACCTTCGGCATCGCCTCGGGGGTGCGGAGAGCGAGGGCTTGCCCGCGCTCGGGCGCGTCGGAGCCTCAAAACCCTTGGAACGACTGAAAAAACCGGAAGGAAACCCGTTGTTAGGGGTATTTCTCCTCAGATTTCCGTGCTCCTTTGCAATTTTCTACTTCGACGGTAAAAATGGGGTTTATGAAGCTCACGGAAGCGGTAAAACCCGCCCGGAGCGGCCCGAGGAACCACAAATCGGGTTTTTCTCCTCGGCGAACTAAGACGAAGGCCGCCCCTCCCCTACCGCGGGCCaaccccgccccgccggcgccTCCGCAAGGCCCGGGCCGTCTCCACCAGCCCCAGCGCGGCCCTAGGACCCACCGGGGTtccgcccctcccagccccgctccccggtCCGGTCCCGCTTACCCGCTAGGGGCCGCCGCTCAGACACAGCTTCCGTCGCGCTACCGCTGCCGTCACCCGTGGGGCCTCTAacagccgcgccgcgcccgtggccccgcccctccagGGTGCCCTCTGTGATGCCTGAAAGTAAATCCTCCCCACGCTGCGCGCCCCCGCCTCGGCCGTGGCAGGACAGAGAGCGCGGCCTGCCGGGAGGGAGACCGGCAGCACTGTTTGCTGCGGGGGTTAGGAGGGAAGCGGAGGAGCAGCGGGAGTGGCGGTGCTgcgggcagccccgcggcgggggccTCGAGTAGACGCGGTGACTGGGCTGGTGCCGCGCACCGCGCGCGGGGGTGGGGCAGTTTCCGCTTCCGGGTCACCGctcggggccggggcgggaCCTCGctgcagccgccgccgccgccatcgccGCGATGCCGAAAGGAGGTggggagcgggcgggggggggtggaggCGGCTGCGGGGCCTGGGGACGTGGGCAGGGCCGCGGCTGTGGGGGCTCGGGGGGAGACGGACAgtgctcccccttcccccccacatGGCGGTtcgggggtgctggtgggggcaGGGCGCGGCCCCCGCTGTCGGGTGTGAAGGGGGAGTCTCGTGTGTCGTCCCCCCCTGGCCTTGGGGAGCTctggcggggcgggggtcttttttcccctactcGGCCGCGGAGGGTCTCGGGGGGAGCCCTCCtgccgcccccccctccccgccggctGTTGGCGTCTTCTCGGTTTCTTCCCCCAGCCCGCTCCTGGGGGGGATTCGGGGGGAGACCCGTTTGCCCCCCAGAGAGATAGCAGGTTCTTCACGTTTCTCACAGAACCGGAGGGCTCTCGTTCTGCGCCCCCCAACAAGTGCCCGGGGATGCAGCAGCCCCTGGCGCTGTCCGGGCCttggggtgccagggcccccccaccccgccgtaAGGCCGGGCTCCTTGTGCTCCCCCCTGGGTTGGAAACTGCAGCCGGTtctcctgggcagagctgggggcacACGGACCCCCGGGGAGGAGGGTTACAGCCCCTCCGGGGGGCACTCAGACTGTCCCGGTGTGCGGTGGTGGGCGGCCTTTCCCCCCCACCGCCGGTTCCGAGGGGGAACGCGGGGGTGGGCTTCGGGTTCAGGGGCTCCAAACACAGCTCCTTTCATGTGGCTCCAGCAGCTCCGCACCGGGGCATTGCGGAGCGGGTACCGACTTGCTTCTGTGATTAAGGAGCAGGAACAAGGGACTGACGGGCTGTCAGGGCTGAGCTGGATCCACCCAGAACCTTCTCCAGATGCACCATCTGCATAATTGGCTCTTGTGCCAGCGTCAGTGAAACCCAGTCATATACATTAATGTAAACCAGCCCGCGTCATTCATCTCCTCTGTAGTTCGCTCCAGTTTATTTCATCAGCATTTCCCAAGCTTCAGTGCCAAATCTGCTTCCCCAGTTAGATTTACTTTAAGCCATTTGTTTTGTGTCCATTTGCACAATGGCAATAGGTCGGGCTGAAGGTATGTTTTGTGAAGGCAAAGGACTGCAGTGGGTTACAACCCTGGTTGCCGTATTTAAATGCCCCGTAACTCAAGATTTCTTGCTCTGCATTTCGTTGCCCAGTTTTAAGTGTTTAAAATCTTTTGCTTCTTGGGAAAAGAAGCTcaccttccccctgcccccaggtcAGTAGCAGTTGTTATATTATGGAGTGGACTTTTGCGCTCACTGTCTAATATAAAATGGGGATTTTAACCTGCCATTAATTTTGTTACTGCTGAATTTTAACCAGCCAAATTTTGTTATAGGATTATTTCTGACAATTTTGTTATACTTTTTTAAATACCTTGATTCAAAAAGAATAAGTGATTCCTTCAATATCCTTCCATTCTCTTTGATTTAAAttccttaatttttctgtttaaagctGAAGATAGCTGTATTTGAAGGCGTGCCTGCCTTAGCCGGCAGCAGTCTTTACTGCAGGTGAGATCTGCAGGTGATTATATTCTAAAAGTGCATCACAGAGGAGGATAAGAATCATTACCCCTATTTTACAGATGGGGtaactgaggcacagaggtgaTGTGAGCTGCGCAGCGCGATGCAGTGGGTCAGTGGCAGGCGTAGGAGTGGCACTCTGCCTGTCTGCCATGCGGTTTGGTCTCTCTGTGAAAGGCAGAGCCCCGTCCCTGCCTCGTGCTGAGCTCCCCATGGTCCCTCCAGCTGCCGCTCCCGCTCAAAGGGGCCTCGCTTTTCTGTTGCAGGCTGGGATATAAATGAGATTGATTCACTCTTTAATTTGCTGCTTTCTAGGAGTTTAATGtaagataatttcttttgtgttgCTTCCCTCCCCTtattactgctttttatttgcagtaATATGGCTTTTGTGCTCTTCAGTTTTAAGCCCAGTGTAAAATTCTGAGCGCAGCAGGACAAGAAGGCTGCTTGGTATCGGTTCAGCTCGTAGCACAAGATTGTTTTGGCTTATTTAGGTTTTCTCAGTGTTACGTAGCGTGTCAGGGATGTTACTGTTGTTCCATCTAGAGTGATGTCATTTGCTGGGCAGTGAGGTAATGTCTCCTGGGCTGGAGCACTCTGTGGCAGGCCTGGTTCCCAGAGGGTGTCAGTAGTGCCACGTGGGGTGGTTGGGAACAGGCACACAGAAAACGCACATCTTTAGGCACAGAAAGCTTTCGGTTGCGCTCATGGTTTGGGAGCCCACGAGCTTCCACACCTGAACTCACAGAGGAGAATCTGGTCTCTGCGCGTGCCCGTTCCACGTGAGAAAAATGTCTTGGGAGTCTCAGTAAGGCTTCACAGTGGGGTTTCTGAGATAATTTATTCCACAGCTCAGCTTTTCCTGAGCTAAAATGTGGGAGAGTTTGTCTCTGCTGAGCCGGGAGGACTGGTCAGAAAACGTTGAGTTTCTGAAGCTCGCAGCCCGCAGAGGCTGCGTGGCGGTGGCGGAGCTCTCCCGAGGAAGGAGGGCTGATCCCCCTCAGCCCTCCCCACCACTGTAAGGTTTCCGTTGTCCTTGGCAGGTGAAGCAGGGAGGGTGAGAGGGTTTCCTGCTCCTTCCATCGGACTCGAAAGGCTCGTGCAGTAGTAGAGAGCTCCCTCGCCTGAGCGGTTTGCTTTTTGCCAGTCTCACGCGCTGGTTTACCTTGAGCTCCCTGGCTTGAGGCTAGAGACTGACTCTGTCCAGCTTCCTTCCCAGTCACTTGCGGGTAGCATTAGTGGCATCAGCTATTCGTTAATCAACAGAATTCTGAACTGGAGAGCAGATCTTAGTCAGGCAGTCCAGCCAGCTGAGCTGAATCTCTCCTCTTCCTGGTTACTAgagcttgtttttatttttccttataaagCAGTAAAACACAGAGGCTCCTTTTAGTAGTCCTTCAGCTCTCATTATAATTCCCAAAGCTTTTGTCCAATTAGCTTCCTATTTTCACTTGGCACAGCCTTAGTGTAGGGGAGGGGTTAAGGAGGCAAGCTCATCGGAGACTGGGTTGTAACCGCGGCTGCCGCAGAAAGATGCTGTGATTCCTCCAGCGCAGGAAACAGGGAGAGCGGCCGTGGGACTGAGCACCCCGTGCCAGCCGGGAAGTGAATCAGAGAGGCCACAAGCTTGGGCGTGGGTGGGCAAGGAAGGGCAGTGTCACCAGAGTCGAGGGGGCACTTGGGCACTCGTTGCCCGGTAAATGGTGTCACGGCTCTGCGGTGTCTGAGGGCCGGGGGCACTCCTGTGGGCAGTACCTTCCCAGCTCCCTCTCTATAGGGGAAACCTGTGCTTTGTCTGGAAAGCGCTGCGCAGCTGATAGGCTGCTCTCGGTCTGGTGTCTCCAAAACCAGCccaaggggaaaggaagaactGATTCTCCAGGTATCTTTCTATGGCTCAGTAATCCCAATTCTCTGTGTAACTTACCCAGAATTCTGGGGGTGCTTCACTGGGACTGGCAAGTTCAGGGTGTcctttttcattgttgtttaGATTCTCTCAGAGGAGCTATTTCCGTTTGTCCTATCTGCACTGAAAATCCAGAGAGAGTGCTGCAGGAGGAGTGGACCTTTCTGGAAGCTCGTCACTAAatcatttcttaattttattcattttgtaCAGGTAGAAAAGGAGGCCACAAAGGCCGAGCAAGACAGTACACAAGTCCTGAAGAGATCGATGCCCAGCtccaagcagaaaagcagaaggcaaGGGTACGTGTTTGCCCACGTATGTGCTTACTGTCCTACGTTCTGGCTGTCCAGCACGCTCGACTGGCAGTTCGTGAGAAACGGCAGCTTAGTCAAGTGGTGCGGGTCGTTCTGTCAGTGGTCACAGTATGAATTCGGAATATCTCTGGCTGGGGAGACCGCAAGGAGCGATCCAGTCTGGTTCTTCTCAGAAGCGAGGGCAGGTAGACCATCCGGTTCACGATGAGAGGGTTAAAGGATAGGGAAGATGATTACACAGCAGCTCTAGACATCTTTTCCCCTGTATTTCATCATTCTAGTCTCCAGTGTCAGCTATACTTTTTTATCCATGCTCTGCAGCTTGGCTGTGGAGGAAAAGGGCTCATATCTCTATGTTATTCTATAttgaaattattatattttccctcttcctcttttatatttaaaagaccAAATTCCTTTGAATTCTTCCTGTACGCATGATTTTATTGTTTGCCTCTGACAAGGCAGGTGTTTTGTAGACAAGGCAGTAGGGAGAGGGTTTTCTGGTGTGAGCCCTTTTATGGGCATGTTTCTGTGGCCCAGCGTAGGATTGTGACCGCTCCCCTCGCTTCCACAACTACCTGAGAGGTACGGCTCCTTCTTGCAGTACTTGCTCTCTCGTATTCCCAAATTATCACAGCTACGACGGCACTCTGTGATTTTCCTGTGACTTTCTGAAAGTGCTGCCTAAGCCCAAACGCACTATTCCAGCTGAAGCCTCACAGCACTGACTACAGCAGGATAATTATACCCCACGTAGGAAACACTGATGAGTACCTCCCTGAAGCAGATTCCTCTTTCAAGCAGTTACGAGCCATATTGTTGActcctttttaatgttttgacCAGCTGTAACTCAGGACGATTGTGTGGTTTGCTGCATAGCCACATATTCTGAATTTGTGTTGGATTTCCTCTTCCAGACTcctcttggtttgttttctggttCCACCTTGGTTTCATGCTGTCTTTCCACTTACGGGTCTGGTCCTGTTTTCCAGAATGATTCCAGCTCCCACCAGTCATTCACAAACTTCATAACTGTTCTCTACTTCCAAGttgttaataaaaataccaaCTAGAAATGGAACAGAGAAGGCAGGACCCCTCTTGAAATGTCTGTcttgtttcaaaacaaaccagagaACTGCTCTTTCAGAAGGATTTCACATAACGATGGTTACATCTAATGCTATTTTGTGAGGGAAAGCTTAAAAAACCACCCCAATTAACTAAATTACTCCCCTTGCTGCCCGTAGCTTGTCCACTTTGCCAGTTGCTCTGATGAGGAATATTTGGCAATGGTAAAGCAAGCTATTCACGCCCACGGTGGTTCTTCTAATCATATCTTCTGATGATTTTACAAGTCAATTCCCAGACCTCTGACTGGTAAAAGCTGTGCTAAAAAGGCTCTAATTTCTTGGATAACAGTGTTCTGGTTAATGGTTGTCAATTTGTTCTTCcctagtttgtttttttttaatctggatcTAGGATGGGGTCCAGCTCTGCGCTACATCCACGTGGTTTCCAGTCCCTGAGATATTGTGTGCTGGAAACCGTGGCCAAAATGTCTCCGGGAGATGGTTCATTTGTAGAAAGTAAAGTGCTAGTCCTGtcttttacaatatttttcctGGCCTGTTACACAGCGAgaacagcagagctgttcagaGGTGAGCTGCCTGGGCAGGTGACGCACGCTTACGTGTAGAGAATGAGCTCTTGTTTTATGACAGCCAGGCACCTCTGCTGTCCTAAGGGCCACGTCAGGAGCACCGCGGCAGCCCACAGAGCTGTCTCTTAGCCCTCCAAAACGATCTCATTTAAAAGTCGCTGTTggatttgggatttttcttcGCATACATTTTCTCTAATTTCCTGTGATTTTGTAGGAAGAAGAGGAGCAAGAAGAGGGAGGCGAAGGAGCAACTGGGGACCCCAAAAAGGAGAAGAAGTCTTTAGATTCAGATGAGAGCGATGAAGATGATGAGGATTATCAGGTACTGTAATTCTGAGGGCACTTAATGCATCTGCACCACCCTGATTCTTGGGGCAGGAGAGGGATGCACGCTCTTGACTCCAAGATCTCTTTGAGAGCTACCCATAGTAAATTTTTTATGGAAGGACTATTTTTAGaagcctaaaaaaaaaccccgttACTTGATTGCATTTTGTCCTCAGAATGAAAACTTGGGTATTTTTATAAGGGAAATACAAAggcaagaatattttaaaaaaggctggAGATGCCTGGTGGTATAAATCTGGTTCATAAATGGTTTTGCAGTCTGGTAGCGAAAACGCCTTGAATTCTGCTTTTGGGGTGTGCTGCAGTGTATTTGGTGAGCTCCGATACAACACGGTGTTGGGTATGAGAGCGCTGCTTAACCTTCCTCTTGTTCTTGAACCTTAGCAAAAGCGCAAAGGAGTGGAAGGGTTGATAGACATAGAGAATCCCAATCGTGTAATTCAGACAACCAAAAAGGTGACTCAGCTGGACCTCGATGGACCTAAGGAACTGTCCCGACGAGAGAGGTGAGTCTTTCCTGCTGCCTCGGCAGGAGCTGGCGCGTTCCTGGAATTTCATCCttgctggtggcagcagcttAACACGGGGAGATGTTTCCCTGCTGATGGGTATGCGCTGATGTTTCCAGGAAGCCCTTTAAGTGTGTTGCTCTCTAAAGCAGACACTGAACGGCAGCAAATTGTCAGGCAGGACTCACTGTGGTTCAAAATATCTTTCCTTACAAACTTTATGGAAGTCGTCTGTCCTCTGGGAGTAGCTACAGCCATCCTGGAGCCGGGCAGCTTGGCCAGGTGCACTAAGGGAGTGCAGTTTATCACCGTGAAGCGGATGTAGACCATTCCTTTCCTGAAGCTTTATGCCAAAAATCAGACCTAACCGAAATCCATTAACCAGGGGTCACCTTGGGGTCCCCTTTAATCTTGCTGCAGAAGTGCCCCAGTGACAGGTAGCGGTTTCCCAGATTCCAGGGGTCATGGTGAAGTTTTTGTCTGAGCAGACAAATAGGATGAGAACCAAAGTTTAATCTTCTAGTTTCATTTAGCAACAGAGAGTTTCAGATTTAAGCTTGCTTATTTGGGATAGATCACTTCGGCAGAAGTACACCTCTGAGGGGAAGGCTGGGAAAAGCATGTCATGGTGCTGTGCAGTCTGAGGCTAATTCATTTGACCTCATTGTGTGTCAGTGTCCTTGTTTAGCTCAACGAAAGTAGAAATAATCTCTCTCATCATCCCTGTTCAAACCTTGCGATAGATATAACCTGTGCTTGAGAGGTGGAGACAGGGCCCCCCGGTCTCTGGGGGAAGCCCACCCCTGTCCTCACCATCCCTCCCGGTCAGAaagcctccccttccctgcctgtacCTGCGTGCTCACCGTGATGCTCTGCTGACTGGCATGTCTCACTCAAACAGAGAGGAAATagagaaacaaaaggcaaaagaaagataCATGAAAATGCACCTAGCTGGCAAGACAGAGCAAGCGAAGGCAGACCTTGCCCGACTAGCCATCATTCGGAAGCAAAGGGAAGAAGCtgccagaaagaaagaagaagaaagaaaaggttagAGAGTAATTAATCATATCCCTTTACTTCTCTTTGCAATGGCTGTACCGCCAAGAGTCGTGATTTCTCCTCGCACACATGCTAATCCCTCATCTCCTGAGCCTGCGTGGTGGTGCTGAGTGTCATTACAGCTTCTCCCATCAAAACCAGGTTCAGCTGTTTCATCCTTATAAAGCTCTCATTTGAAGAGGGAgcaaggaaagaaggaagggaattTTGTCCTTAGCCTCCCAAGCCATGCTTGCTCCAGTTTGGGGGTTTAGCGGCTTCCTTGTGCTGGGTGTGATTTATCTGCTGTGCATGCTGGGGGTCCAAACTGCCCGGGGAATTTGCAGCACTGCTCCCCTGCCTGGATTTTCTCTTTAGCTCTGATAGGCGCGACCCAGAAATCTGATGAACGTGGGTTCTCAGTGGCTTCCACAGAGAAATCTGTGCATCAGGGTAGTGTGTGGACACCTGAAGAGAGGCCAAGGATGGAAGGGAAACACGCAAAGGAGCTGTTCCTCTTAACTCCGCGGGGATCTGCCAGGGATTGGCGGGGAGGGTCGGACTTTGCCTGTTGCCTCGCTATACGGGACTAGCGGGATTTTGGTCTCTGGGGCTGTCAAGCAACCGCCGGTCCCTGATGCGCTCCGTGACATGATGAAACCTCTGTTCTTTTCCTCCCGCAGCAAAAGACGAAGCGGCCATGGCAGGTAAAAGACTGCAGTCACTATCCCTTAACAAGTAAGCACAGGACATGCAAGAGGAGGAAACGCCAGGGAACTGTGCCTGGTGCCTGCCAGGGACTCTGTCGTGTTGCATACCATCGGTGCCACGTCGGGTGTACTGCGGCATCGAAGTCACCTTCACCTCCAAGAGACACTGACGATGTGTTTGTCTTCATCCTGGCACAGATTTCCATTTGGGGTTAGGGGCAGCTGCTACCTTCGGTGCAGAACTGTGCTGAACAGCAATTCTCTGTAACAGTTTGGAAACCtgaatgtttttgctgtttttagGATTAAGAACTCAtaggtggggtgtgggggggggcagggcgggAGGGAGCTGTGTGGGAGGGGAGATGCTTCAAATACTAGATTGCAAGAAAATAGATTGTGGGGTCATTGTGGGGTGGGGCATGGGGTGGGGAACTCTGACTTGCTATGAAAGCCCGAAAGATAATGTATCTGAGGAATCCCTTTGGGCAAACGGCCCGTCAAATTTTGCTGCAGGGCGTTGCAGTATAATCTGGGAGCCTGACTTCATGGGCATCTGGAGTGCCATTCCTTCCCGGTTTCATCCCTCCTTTCTTGCAGCCAGTCTccccttttccctcctcttcattttttttttctcttctccttatTAGGGATAGTGCCAGTTTTTAACCACATCATCctttgtttaaaggaaaaaacccaaacaacaacattTATTGTATCAGACccagatggggaaaaagaaaaccttgataaagtttaaaaaacaacaacagaactTGTATATTTGGctgattaaaatgtaaattatcaTAATTGCTCCGTCCTCGTCCTGTGTGTGTAAATGAACACGCGCGTACGGGCCGCCGCTGCGATGCAAGGCGCGGAGCAGTCGGTGGTGTGGCGGCCTCTGCgtctgctgctttgctctgtCCCTGTGTTGCGTGTGGTGTGAGATTTGGCTCGAGGTTCCGCAGCTCCATCGGCAGATGCAGCCCGAAGGCTCAAAGCTCCTCCTGCTGTCTCTGATGGACGTCTTGCACAATCTGATTACTGCAGTGGAGAACACAGTTACCCTCCGGCTGCTGTCTCACCTAGCCGCTGTGTCAGGAGGCCAGGCCCCGAACTGTCGCCACTGTCACAGTCCTATTCCGGGTGtagggctgcgggagcaggagaTGCTCAAACCCGCGGTCCAGGGAGTCCCGTCAGCCGGTGCCAGGGACACCAGACTCCCTCACCAAAGGCTTGGAGGAGATTCAGCCCCAGAGCCGAGATGGCAGCTGTCGGAGTCGCTCGCAGAGAGGTGAGAGATCTTGCAGAGATGCAGGATGACAAGTGTGGTTTGTTCTGTGTAAGCCTGCtgtccctgcctggctgcaggttGTCAGAGTGACGGAGGGGTGCGCTACGGGGAACGTCACGGTGAGCTGCCTGCTCGAACCCCCCTGGGAACCTGCTTTCTCGGTACAGAAAGATGTACAGAGTGGTACAGGAATGCCGGGTCATCTCTGCACCAGGTAAAGGCGCAAGCCTGAGCACCCCAGCCTGTGCGTTTGTACCCGGAGGCATCATTTGAGACAGGAGATGCCTTGCACAGCTCCCTGAAGGTGAGTGGTTCCAGGAGAGGTGCCCTTGCTGTCAGCTCCAAGAGGGCAGAACTGATACGGTGGGGACAGGACTGACACAAAGCTGGGGTGGTCCTTGGAGCGCAGGGAGGCAGCGGGAGCAGGGTGGTGGGAGACAGCGGGCTGAtgctggggatggagcagggcaggagccgcagctggagggggagagagagatggGCTTGTTCGCATGGGATGGGATGTGTCACGTGTAGAAACAGGCGGAAAAATCTTTTCCCAGTAGAACACATCTGTAACATCTAGACCAGAACCTGAACGTCACCGTCCCTCACTGCCAGCGAGGACTCTACTCCTGGGCTGTGGTCAATGCGAGGGCTGGTCCGCTTTGTGGGGCACCAGCAGGATGGTCTTAGACCTGAgctgtcacagaatcacagaacggtgggggttggaagggccctctggagctcatcccgtcccacccctgcgtaagcaggcacccccagagcaggggcacaggaccgcgtccaggcggggggtgaatgtctccagggaagggaccccacagcctctctgggcagcctgtgcccctgctctggcacccgcactgggaaggggtttgtcctcatgttcaggtggaacttcccgtgttccagcttgtgcccgtggccccttggcctggcgttgggcgtcactgaaaagagcccagtcccatcccccttacacccacccttcagatatttataggcattgatgagatcccccctcagccttctcttctccaggctgaacaagcccaggtctctcagcctttcctcccaagggagatgctccagcccctgatccccttggcagctctgcgctgggctTGCTCCAGCG
It encodes:
- the PDAP1 gene encoding 28 kDa heat- and acid-stable phosphoprotein, producing the protein MPKGGRKGGHKGRARQYTSPEEIDAQLQAEKQKAREEEEQEEGGEGATGDPKKEKKSLDSDESDEDDEDYQQKRKGVEGLIDIENPNRVIQTTKKVTQLDLDGPKELSRREREEIEKQKAKERYMKMHLAGKTEQAKADLARLAIIRKQREEAARKKEEERKAKDEAAMAGKRLQSLSLNK
- the BUD31 gene encoding protein BUD31 homolog, with product MPKVKRSRKPPPDGWELIEPTLDELDQKMREAETEPHEGKRKVESLWPIFRIHHQKTRYIFDLFYKRKAISRELYEYCIKEGYADKNLIAKWKKQGYENLCCLRCIQTRDTNFGTNCICRVPKSKLEVGRIIECTHCGCRGCSG